The DNA segment TCCTCCAAGACCTAAAAATGTCATTTCATCTGCGCCTAGTTTTTTCCCAAGTCGTGTTATTTCTATTAAACCACGTGTAAGTAAGGCTGCCTTTGCATTATCACCATACTGCATTCCATCTATAATACCACAACCTAATGCTATTATATTTTTTAGCGCACCACCTACTTCAACTCCAATAATATCCTTATTGACATATATTCTAAAATATTTATTATGAAAAATTTCTTGTGCTAGTTTATTCAATTCATCATTTTCAGAGGCAATTGCAACTACTGTAGGATTTCGAAGAATTAATTCTTCAGCATGAGAAGGCCCACTCAAAACACCCACACCTTTCAGATTGTCAGATATTATTTCATCTTTTATAACCTCTGACATTCTTTTATTTGTCTCCATCTCTAATCCTTTAGAAACATGAATAATATATTTCGGCTTTTCCAAATATTCATTTATTTTCCTGGCAGTTTCCCTCATAACTTTTGTAGGTACTGCAATTACTATTACATCAGCAAAAGTAACCGCCTCACTTAAATCAGATGTCGCTACAATTTCATTAGGTAATACAGCATCTTTCAAATATCTTTTGTTTGTATGCTCAATATTAATTTCATCTCTGGCCTTTTCTGTCCTAGCGTACAGTAACAATTCATGCCCATTGTCTACTATTGCCTGTGACAAGGCTGTTCCCCAACTTCCTGAACCAATTACAGATACTTTCATTTTTCATCCTCACTATTTTTACTATTTACTTAATTATATCAAATTTTCATAAAATATACATTAATTTTCCTCTATAAATAAATTTTTTACTTCTCTT comes from the Gemella morbillorum genome and includes:
- a CDS encoding NAD(P)H-dependent glycerol-3-phosphate dehydrogenase, with translation MKVSVIGSGSWGTALSQAIVDNGHELLLYARTEKARDEINIEHTNKRYLKDAVLPNEIVATSDLSEAVTFADVIVIAVPTKVMRETARKINEYLEKPKYIIHVSKGLEMETNKRMSEVIKDEIISDNLKGVGVLSGPSHAEELILRNPTVVAIASENDELNKLAQEIFHNKYFRIYVNKDIIGVEVGGALKNIIALGCGIIDGMQYGDNAKAALLTRGLIEITRLGKKLGADEMTFLGLGGIGDLVVTCTSKHSRNYNCGYLIGQGYTLEQAIEKLDMVAEGVRTTKVCYFLSKKYNVYMPITENIYKVLYEGLSIKDCVNNLMKKMAAEELNKFE